The Microbacterium sp. SORGH_AS_0428 genome contains the following window.
GGGTCGTCGCACGACATGAACAGCGGAATGCACCACGCCGTGGGCCGCTCGATCGGAGCGGCGGCGCCTGTGGTCGCGATCAGCGCCCCGGCCAGGGCGACGGGCAGCAGGCGGCGGATCATGCGGTCTCCTTCTCGCCGCTGGTTCGCACCTCCTGCTCCTCGCCCGGTGCGAGCGCGGATGCGGCCTCACCGGACCGCGGCGCCCACGAGACGACCGTGATGCCACCCACGCAGCCGAGCAGCATCCCAACGATGAACCCTCCGAGGTTCACCCCGACGATCGAGTACACGGCCAGGCCCAGAGTGATCACGCCGTAGAAGATGCGGTGTGCGGGCATGAAGATCGACAGGGCGCCGAGCAGGACCAGAGCCAGCGGCACGATGGTCGCCTGCAGGCCTTCGATACCGAGCTGGATGTGCAGCTTGCCGAAATCGAGCTGGCTGGACAGGAACATCACGAGACCTGCGACGATGACGAACACGCCGCCGACGAACGGGCGCTGCGTGCGCCAGGCGCGCCAGCGCGACGGCTTCTTCGCGGGCTCCTCCTCGATCGCCTCGCGCTCGGCGAGGGAGCGACGCGTGGCGTTCAGAAGCATGTCTTCGTTCCGTCGGTCAGCTCCAGCTTCATCCCCGTCAGGGTGAAGGTCGACGCCTGGGTGCTCCAGGAGTTCTGCTGCAGGTTCGCGATGCTCACCGTGTCGGCATCCTGCGCGAAGTCGCCCGCGGATCCCTTGGCCGCGGTGTTGACGGTGGACGCATCCACGCCGATGCGGATGTTGCCGAAGGACGAGTCGCCGCGCAGACCCGTCATGCCGATCTGCAGGTTCGTGGCGCTCGCCGGGTTTCCGCCGCCGCCGGCCGTGATCAGCACGCCGACCTTGCCCAGCGGAGTGTCCGACACGACGGACTGGCACAGATCGGCCAGCGTCGCCGAGGCGATGTTGGCGATCGCGACCGAGTGCTGGTTGCCGGCGGTGTCCTGGGTGACACCGGCGTACTGCGAGAACCCGCTGCCCTCGAGTTGCGAGGCGCTGATCTGGAACTCGCTGCCGGACACCGCGAACGAGACGGGCACGGCGCCCTGCGCGACACCTCCGAACAGCAGGCTGGATGCGGCCACGACAGGGATGGTGGCCAGGGCGACACGACCGGCGCGCGAGCGCACCATGTTGGGGAACTTCATCGATCCTCCGGGGGTGAGGGGACGGCGACGATGCCGTCGGTGAGTGAGCCTAGACCTCGTTGACGAACTGTCAATAGCGTGAGAGCGGGTATGAGAGGACTCTCACCCCGGGCGCAGCCGACGTCTCGCCTAGGCTCTGGCTATGGGGAGTGAGCGGCGCACCAGGCTGAGTCCGGAGCAGCGTCGCGCGCAGCTGGTCGCCCTCGGCGTCGCGTTCTTGGCGGACAGGCCGCTCGACGACCTGACCATCGAGGAGCTGTCGGAGCAGGCGGAGGTCTCGCGCGCGCTGATCTTCCACTACTTCGGCTCGCGGCAGGGCCTGCACCAGGCGGTGGTCGCGCGCGCGGGTGACGCGCTGTTGGAGGCGACCCAGCCGCGCGAGGAGCTGGCCGCGGTGGAGCGGCTGCGCGACACCCTGCGCCGCATCGCACTGTTCGTGCGGGAGAACCGCGGCACCTTCTTCTCGCTCGTGCGCGGCGTCGCCAGCGGCGACCCCGAGGTGCGGGTGGTCGTGGACCGCGCCCGGGATGCCAACGCCCAGCGGCTGCGCGAGGTGTTCGCCGAACTGGGAGTCCCCGCCAGCCCGCTGCTCGACGTCGCCTTGCGTTCCTGGGTCGCGTTCGCCGAGGAAGTGCTGATCGAGCTGGCCGTCGATGACGACGTCGACATCGACGACATCGTGGGCTTCCTCGAGCGCAGCGTGCAGGGTGTCGTGTCCGCCGTGGCCCTCTGACACACGTCGGGTGCCCGTTCGTCAATCGTCTTAGCCGGATCCGGTGGTCCGCTTTAGCGTGGTGCCATGGCCGGAAACGTCGCAGAACTCTTCGTCCGCACTCTTCGTCACGCCGGGATCACCCGCATCTGGGGGTTGCCCGGCGACTCCTTGAACGCGTTCACGGATGCCCTCCGCAAGGACGGCGGCATCGAATGGCTGCACGCGCGGCACGAGGAGTCCGCGGCGTTCGCGGCGGGGGCCGAGGCGGAGATCACCGGGGAGCTCGCCGTCGTCGCCGGCAGCTGCGGGCCGGGCAACCTGCACTTCATCAACGGCCTCTTCGATGCGCACCGCTCGCGCGTGCCGCTGCTGGCGATCGCCTCCCACATCCCGTCCGCCGAGATCGGCAGCGGCTATTTCCAGGAGACCCACCCGCAGGAGCTCTTCCGCGAGTGCAGCCACTACGCCGAGCTGGTCTCCGACCCGGCACAACTGCCGTGGGTGCTCGAGACGGCGATGCGCACCGCCGTCGAGAAGCGCGGCGTGGCCGTCGTCGTCGTCCCGGGTGACGTCTTCTTCGCGGACGCTCCCCACCGGCGCCCGTCCGCTCCGATCCGCGCCACACGACCCGTCGTCGTGCCGTCCGCATCCGAGCTGGAGGAGGCGGCCGCCGTGCTGAACGCGGCGGGCAAGGTGACGATCCTCGCCGGGGCCGGGGTGGCGGGCTCCCACGACGAGGTACTGGCGCTCGCCGGCCGCCTGCAGGCGCCGATCGTGCACGCCTTCCGCGGCAAGGAGCACATCGAGTACGACAATCCCTATGACGTCGGGATGACGGGGCTGCTGGGCTTCTCCTCCGGCTACCGCGCCATGGAGAAGTGCGACGCACTGCTGATGATCGGGACCGACTTCCCGTACCGGCAGTTCTTCCCCGAGAAGGCGAAGATCGTGCAGATCGACATCCGCGGCGAGCAGCTGGGACACCGCACGCCCATCGACGTCGGGCTCGTGGGGGATGCGGGCGCGACCGCATCCGCTCTGCTGCCGCTGATCGATGAAGGCCGCAAGGACCACCACCTCAAGGAGTCGGTCGAGCACTACCGCAAGACGCGGCGCGAGCTCGACGGTCTCGCCAACGACGACGGCAAGAAGCCGATCCACCCCCAGTACGTCGCCCGTCTCGTGGACGAGCTGGCGGCCGCGGATGCGGTCTTCACCGCGGATGTGGGCACGCCCGTCATCTGGGCGGCGCGCTACCTGCACATGACCGAGCAGCGGCGCCTGCTGGGCTCGTTCACGCACGGCTCGATGGCCAATGCGCTGCCCCAGGCGCTCGGCGTGCAGGCCGTCGACCGCTCCCGCCAGGTGATCGCGCTCGCCGGTGACGGCGGACTGGCGATGCTCATGGGAGACCTCCTCTCGATCCGGCAGAACGACCTTCCGGTGAAGATCGTCGTGTTCGACAACTCCGCGCTGGGCTTCGTCGAGGTCGAGATGAAGGCGGCCGGGATCGTCAACTACGGCACCGACCTGCACAACCCCGACTTCGCCGCCGTGGCCGAGGCGGTCGGGATCACCGGCATCCGCGTCGAGAGCGCCGCCGACCTCGAGCCCGCGCTGCGGCGTGCGCTGGCCGATCCCGGTCCGGTGCTCGTGAACGTCGTGGTCGCCCGCGAGGAGCTGTCGATGCCGCCGTCGATCACCGCGGCGCAGGCCAAGGGCTTCTCGCTGTGGGCGCTGCGCACCGTGCTCTCGGGCCGTGGTGACGAACTGCTGGATCTGGCCGACACGAACCTGTGGCGTCGCCTGTTCGACTGACGCGGCGTCATCCGGTCACCTGTCCGTCGCGTCGCTGCCGATAGACTCGACGGGCCAGCCTCTGTAGCTCAGTGGAAGAGCCACTCCGTCCTAAGGAGCGGGTCGGGGGTTCGAATCCCTCCAGGGGCACCAAACGTACTTCTTTAGAACCCTCAGAGGCCGAAAGCACCGTGTTTTCGGCCTCTTCTCTTTCCTCAATGTCAGTGGGCGCGGATGGAGCGGGCCTGAACACGACCTCGAACAGCTCCTGTAGTTCCCCGTCCGCGGGCTCGTCTTCGCAGATCAGTATCCGCTTGAAGAAGGCCTGGTTGTAAGTGCGGCGGAGGGCATCAGGCGCACGTCTGTACGCCTCGTAGCAGTTGGAAGCTAGCTCGATGGCGCCGGTGAGATTGCGCTCGAGCTCATCGAATCCCACGCTCAGTGCTTCGAGCCGCTCGACCACGGTTGCAAGCTGCTGACTGATAGACCGCTGCTCTTCTTTGTACAGCTCGGCCGGGATGACTCCGTCGAGATGAGCGTCGAGGAGCTTTCTGCTTCGTGCGTCGAGGCGTGCCTGTTCCAGGGCAAGGTCGCGTTGCGCGCGTCGGGCCTCTAGCGATCCGCGCTCGAGTTCCGTCTTGAGGTGCTGCTCGATGGAGCGCCGAACCTCCGGCTCGAGCTGGAGATGCTTGTACAGCGCGACCACCATGTTCTCGACGCGGCTGACCGAAAGCGCTCTCTGAGTACATCCATTCCGCTTGGAATGACGCCCGGAACAGATGTAGTACTCGTAGGTGGTGCCGTGCCGGTTCCGCGGCATGTGCACGAGTAGCCGTGAGCCGCATTTTCCGCAGAAGACCGAGCTCTTGAGGTACAGATGGTGCTTGCGGACCTTCTCGCCCAGCACCCGAGAGGCCATGAGATCCTGCACCTTCTGCCAGGTCGCCGCATCGACCAGAGCCCGATGTCGTCCGGGGTATACGCCGCCCTGAAAGCGGACCTCACCCTTGTAGTACGGGTTCGAGAGAATCTTGTGCAGCATCTTCGCGTCCACCGGCCGTGAGGGACGCGCGGGCGTAGCGGGGGAGGTGAGGCCACGCGCCGCTGCCTCGTGGGCGACCCCGCGGACGGTGAGCCGGCCCTGGGCGTAGGTGCGAAAGGCCCACGAGATCAACTCAGCGCGCTGATCGTCCACGATCACGGTGCGGACTTCCCGGCCGTCTTCGTTGATGACGGCGCGGTTCAGGTAGCCGATCGGGGCGCGTCCCGGAGTGCCACCTGTCTTTGCCTTCTGGCTCATCCCTTTCACGACCTCGTTGGCAAGGTTGCGGGAGTAGAACTCAGCGATCGAGCTCATGATGCCGTGAAGAAGCATCCCTGATGGGGTCTCGTCGATGTTCTCGCTGACGGATACCAGTCGCACCCCTGCCTGCTGCAGAGCAAGACTGATAGCGACGTCGTCGGCCCTGTTACGGGCGAGTCGGTCCACCTTGTGCACGATGACGAAGTTCACGGGATTCTCCGCCACGAACTGGAGCATCCGTTGCAAGTCAGGTCGATCCGCCGAACGAGCTGACTCGCCGCGATCCACGAACTCTTCAACGATTCGGGCCCCGAGTGAGAGCGCCTTACGCTCGTTTGCCTCGCGCTGCGCGGGCAAGCTGTAGCCTTCGGGATCGCCGTCGCGCTCTGCTTGCTCTTTGGTGGAGACGCGCAGGTAAGAAACGGCGGTAAGTGTGTGCCCGGAGGTTAGCTCGGCAGCTGGGGTGTCTTCGTTCATGGTGCGCTCCTTTCTGCCGCTCAACGGGCGGACTTGGCTCCTTGATTTACGCTCACTTCGCCTGAGAAGTCGAGATGCTTGGCGACGTAGAATTCACATCGCTGATCTGGGAAAAAGTCGGGCATGGCTCCTCTTCTTCGGTTCAGCGGTGAGCGTGGGGCCAGGCGGCTGGCTGCGCGTCTGACCCCACGGGTGACGGTTAGTGCTGCTTCCTCCGGTCGATAGCGGGGATGAGCGTGATCTGGCTGTCGATGAGCAGCGTCATGAGCAGCCGGAAGTCGCTCCGCCGCCGAGCCAGGTACTCTTCGCGGGCGACGAAGAGCTCTGGGACTCCGGTTTCCGACATGAATGACACGGCGCTGTTGAAGGCGGGCCGGTACCCCTCGTAGTCGGCGTACTCGATGTACTCGGCGACGATGATCACGCCCTGGACTCTGGCGGCTTTGGCGATGAACTCTCGTTGCCGATCGATCGAGTACGTGCCGACGCGTCTGGGTGCCCGGTCGTCTCCCTCTTTGCGTGCCCTCAGGTAGGCGACCCCTGTCCGGTAGGTCTCTCCGAGGTAGTGCTCTTCGTAGATTGACTTGATGTGCATGGTGCGCCTCCTTTCGGTTGAAGCTCCGAGGCCGCTCCTGTCCGTCGCAGGAACGTCCCTGGTCTGTGTGGTTGTAGTTCTCCACCCGTGAAGGTGAAGCCTTGGCCCCCACCGCACGCGTGCGATCGACGGGCATGATGGGGACTACTTGTGGAAGACGTGCCACCAGCCGTCGAGGTGGACGATGTCGTAGGTCTCGACGATTCGCTGGTCGATTACGTCGTGGTTCCAGGTGAGGTGGTCTTCGGGTAGCCCGTGCTCGTCCATGAACGTGCGGAGCGCCTTGATCCAGCCGAGGCCTTCGAGGACGTCGTTTCGGAACTGGTCGAAGTGTTCCCAGGTGGCGGCGTAGTGGTCGTAGAAGCTGTCGCCGATGTCCTTGGCGGCGACGTTGGTGTCGGGCAGCAGGAGGTACGCGGCGAAGGCTGCACCGTGTTCGTTGACGAGCGACAGGATCCGAAGTGCGTCGTCTGGGTCTTTGAGTGCTGCGAGGGAGCGCTCGACGGATGCTTGCGCTTCGGGGCCGAACGGCGGTTCCCTGCGCGGCGGGTCTTGCTCGCCACGGTCGGCTGGGGGTGGTGTTTCGGGGTTCATGGTTCCTCCTTTCGTTGTTCGGGTGATGATGCTTCTGCGCGCAGGGTGGCCGGGAGTTCTTCGGGTGTGATGCAGGTGAAGATCCGGTCCGGAAGGCCCAGGTCGGCGTGAATGGCGGCTTCGAGCCGCGCCACGCGCCGCTGTGTGGGCACGATCCAGACCACCCGGGGGAACACGCCGTGCTCCGCCTGTGCGGCCTGCGTGGCGCGGTACGCGGCGTACACGTGGCTCTTGGCGAGGAGCACGGGCAGACTCTCGGTTCCTCGGTCTACTTCGAGGTACCAGTGGTCGTCGTAGTCGTCGCTGGAGAGCTGCGCGTAGAGGTCGGGTTTGAGGATGACGGGAATGCCATGTGGGCCGAGGAAGCGGCGCCAGGCAGCCGTCTCGACCTCGAATCTGGTGAGGGCCGGTCCGCCGTCCTGCGCGAGCTCGTGGAGCGCCACGACGGTGTCGGTGACGGCGAGGGTGTGCTCGAGGAAAGCGATGGATGGTTCCCTGACGTGGCGTTTGGGTGCGCCTGCTGGTCGGGTGAGTCGTTCGCCGGCAACGTCCAGGTGCCAGATGAACCCGGCGGACCCTCGGCGCCCACCGCCCACTCGGCGTTCCAGACGGCCGACGAGGCGTCGCTCGAGGAGCCGGTCCAGCACGCGCAGGGTGGCCCTGGTGGCAGCCCCGATCGTGGCGTGGTCGGTGAAGCAGAGACGCCGGAGGTGCGTGGTGGTGGCGAACTTCTGCGCGGAGACGAAGTTCAGGATGCGCCAGTCGCGACTGCTGAGGGTCCGTGCGATGCGGTCGAGCTCGTTGGGGCTGATGTTCTTCATCGGCGGCCCCCTTGGTGGCTGGTGGATCCCGCCAGGGGCGGGATAGTCGGCAGCGAGAAGGGGCGACGTTGCGCGAGTTTCCGCGGGAGAGGAGCTTTCGTCGGCGACGCGACCAGACGGGCGACCGGACATCTCTCCTCCGCTTCGCGACCGCTCATTTCGCACTCCGCTTCGTGCGTCCGACGGGCTCGTCATCGAGGTCCACACCGCTGAAGTTCGCCGACGATGCCCGCGAAGGTTCGTCGACCGGGAATTCGATGGCGCCGTAGCGGAGTTGGCTTTCGGCGATGACGGCATCGGGATTGGAGATCGCGGTCGGTGGAGGGAGGACGCGGGCGGAGAACCAGCCGGTGCGACGCCCCTCGTTTTGGAGGCTGGCGTAGATCTCGTAGGGAGGCAGGCGACTGAAGTCCTCGGCGTCGAGGCCGGTGATGCGCGCGGCCGTCTTGGCTTCGTCGTCCTCTAGGCCGAAGACGATCTTGTTGCGGGCGTTGGCGTCGATGGCGCGCAGCAGCTTGTCGGGCATCTGGGCGCGGTGTTGGTGCGCGAGGTGCCAGGCGGCGCCGAGGGATCGGGATTGTTCGAGGGCCTCGGCGAGGTCGCCGAGGTGGAGGAAGTTCTGGGCTTCGTCGATGTAGATGCTGATCGGTCGACGCTTCGAGGCGGGCAGTGCGGCGCGGCTGAGGATCTGTTGCCACAGCTGCGCGACGACGAGCGAGCCCAGCAGCGACGCGGTCTGGGTTCCGAGCAGTCCCTTGTTGAGGCTGACGACGAGCACCCGCGGCGCGGTGAAGAGATCCTCGATCCGGAAGGCCGGCGCACTCTGCTCGAGCACGGCACGCACACCGGGCCGAAGCAAGAACTGTCGCAGGCGGGTCATGACAGGGCCGACGGCCGCTGCCTGCTGCCCGGCGGACTTGGCGTCGTACTGGACCCAGAAGCTTCGGAGCTCCGGGTCCGTGATCTTCGCCAGCACCTTCTTCCGGTACAGCGGGTCGGTCAGCAGGCGCGGCAGTCTCGCGAGCGACGCATCCGGGGTGTAGGTCAGGGTGAGGAATGATGCGTGGAGGGTGTCGGCGGTGAGCGGGCCGAAGGCGTTCGGGAAGAGGCCGCGGAACAGATCCAGCATCGTCTCGGCGACCAGTGAGCGGCGATCGTGATCGCCCTGGGCGTTGAAGCCTGCGAACGGGTTGAGGCCGGCGGGGCGATCAATCGAGGGATCGATGAGCGCCACGTGGCCGAGCCGCTTCTCCGGGATGAGGCTGAGCGTGTCCATCGCGAGATCGCGCTTGGGGTCGATGACGACGACCGATCTGCCAGCCCGGATGTCCTCGGCGATCAGGTGGAGCAGCAGTGTGCTCTTCCCGGCGCCAGTCGGCCCGTAGATGTGCGTGTGGCGTAGGGCGTCGTTGATGTCGATGCCGATAGCGCGCTTCGATCCCGGCGCCGTCGCGGTCGCGAAGATCCGCGCACGCGGCGAGCGGTAGCTGCTGGGAGCGGCCAGTCGCACAGGGCGGGGCGACGGAAGACCGGGGAGGTCTTGATCGGTGACCGGCCAGCCGAGCAGCGGCAGGAGCTCCTGTGCGGTGAGACGGAGAGGCTGACGCAGCGGGACACGCCCTTCGTCAAGCCTGGCAGGCTTCTTGCTGGTGATCGAGATCACCGTGCCCGCGCTCTGAAGCGTGCGAATGGCGGCGAGTAGTTCGTGGACGAGCAGGCGGCGCCGGACCGGTGACGGTGAGGCGACGCCGATCCGGACCACGGCTCTGAACCGGTACTCGGACAACTTGTCCTGCAGTCGGGTTCGTATCGAACCGGAGGCGGAGCGGGCGCCCCACAGGAGCAGTGAGGTGACGGGTGCGGTCGGGTCGGACGCGGTGTCCGGTAGCACCTCGGGAGCCAGCGCCTGCCCCATCACCACTTGCAAGACGAGCACGTCGCCCTGGTCTTTCGCTCCCGAGAGCGCCGCGAGGATTGCTCGCAGCGTCTCGAAGCCGCTGGCGAGCGTCAGATTGAGGCTGCGTTGGCGGACCTGAATCCGGCCCGCCCGTTCGACCTCGACCCGCTCGGTCTCAGGCTCCGCGAGGACCGCGCCGGGGACGAGGCGTCGAAGCTGCGAGCTAGCGCTGCTGAGATCGGTGGTCGAGCCACCGAGGAAGTAGCGGGTCTGCCCGGCCTCCGTGCGAATCTCCCAGACCAGCGCACCGCGCCTGCCGTCCGCGGCAAGGGCACGAAGGAACCCGAGCGCGTGCATTTCGTCGATCGGCGGCTGCCAGTAGATCTCGCGCCATACCGTCATTCGCTCGCCTCCTTCGCCTCGGAGGGGGCGTCGGGCTCGGGGTTCGCGGCTTCGGCGTCGCGGCGGGCTCGTTCCTGCATGGCAGCGTGTTCGAGCAGAGCGCGGGCGAGCTTTTCGTAGTCGGGACGTTCTCGACGTTCCGCGCGGACACGGATCTGGTACTCGCGGCGCGGGCGACCAGGGCGACGACTCATCGCTGGCCCCTTACCGCAGCCAGCGATTGCGACGCCACCGCACGATCACGACGACGAGCCACACGATCACGACGGCCGCGAACCCGGCGACGAGCCAGACCCATACCTGCTGGATCAGCCACACGGCGATCCAGATCATGAGCGCGGCGAACAGCAGCATGGCGCTGGCGCCGACGATGCGGCGCAGGAGCGACTTCTCGGACATGACGATTCTCCTTGAGGGAAAGAACGGGGGTCGGGTGCTCAGGCATCGGCAGCCTCCGTTCGCGGATCGAGCTCGGGCGGCGGGAGCAGGTCGCTCGGCACGGGGTAGCCCGGAATGCGGATATCGCTCTCCACCTGGTTGCCCCAGACGTCCCAGCCAGGGAACGGTCGACGAGCGAACAGCTCGAGATACGGCCCGGGGCTCATGCGCATCACCATCTGGTGCACCTCCTCGGGCTTGTGCGAGTGGTCCTGACGGGGCAGCATCGCGAAGCTGCGCTGGCCCTTGAACCGGACGGGCAACTTCCCCTTCACACCGAGGAGCAGCGTTTCGTGGGCATGGCGGAAGTACTGGCCGAGGCCCATCTGGTCCTTGCCCCAGATGAACTCGTCGACGAAGCGGAATCCCCAGCCGCGCAAGATGTCCTCGGCGACGTGGCGAGTAGACGGATAGCACCAGAAGTAGACGTGCGCGTTCTCGTCCGCGAGGTCGCCGATGGGCATCGCGGCGATGGCGTCGAGCGTCATGAGCGGGTACTTGCTCGCGGCCCCGTATTTCCCGGACTGGCCTGTGGGCCAGGGTGGGTCGACGATGAGTGCTTGGTACCTCTTGCGTGGCCACTCGACCGGCGGGTCGTGGTCCGCGGTGGTGTTGGTGTTGGTGGTCATTGAGTCCTCCTTTCGGCAGCCGTTTCTTATGCGGGCGCGACGAACGTCGATTCATGACGAAGACGTCATGGCGAGAACGGGGCCCGGGACTGCTGCCCTGAGTTATGACGGACGAGGGATCGGACGTAAACCGTCCGATCGTGCAACTTCGGGGTTGTTAAGTGAGGTTGAAGAAATCAACGTGGGGGCCGCGTAGCGGCGAGGGTGACGGCCCCCACGTTGACGGTGGATCGGATGAACGATCGTTCGCAGTTCCTCGTTGCCTGGATGTATCTGCCCGGCTATTTGGGGAGCTCGCCGCGTGCGATGTAGATGGCGCGGGTGATGCTGTGTTTGGTGTCGTCAGCGGCGATGGACTCTTCTGCCAGCGCGGATGCCAAGGAGAAGATCGCTGCGCGCAGCTGGCGCTGGCGCCGATCGAGCTCACGCTCGATTCGCGCCCGACGAGCCGCGCGGTGTCGCCTCACAACTTCGAGCATCATGCGGAGCATGAGGGCCGCAATGACGCACGCCAGCCCAAAGGCGATGCCCGTGCTGACAAGATCGAGCACGCGGGTGACGTCCATGAGTGATCGCCCCTTCGCTCAGTACTGCTGCGAGCGACGGGCGGCACCTTGCACGTAGCCCATGAGCAGCGGCGCGACCAGTGGAGCGGCTTCGGGGATGTCGTGCAGCTGCGCCTGCGTCATGCGGTAGAGCGAGGCGGCGTTGTTCACGCCGAGCGCCACGTGGACCATCGCGATGTGCTCGGTGACCGCTGCGATTTCGCTTCGCGCGGCGAGCTCGTCGAGTTCACGCTTCGCCTGGCGCGCCGTCGCCCCGGTGAGCTTGTGGCCGGTCTGCGTGATGTGGGTACTACCCCCGAAGGGCATGAGATCCGACATTGGTTGGAACCTTTCGTCCGTTGGTTTCTGCGGCTGGTTCGGCCGCAGAAGCGACGGTAGGTCCGCAGTAATCACCGGGCGGAAAGTAGGAATAAAGTCGGAGCAAGACGCCTGGCTACTTTGGGGAGTAACCGATGACGCAACAGCACCCGGTCACAGCGGATGTCTACTTCGATCTCGCACTTCTACGCAAGAACGAAGGCTTCGTCGCGCATCGACTCGACCGCGTCGACACCGTCGCCGAACTCCTCCAAGGGGACACGACGGACTCGTTCGACAGGCTCCGCCACCGCTTCGTCTCAGCGATCCATGCGCTCCCAGCAGCAGACGCGGAACTACTGCTCGATATCTTCGCGCTCAGCCCAGAGACCGAGGGCGTCCCGCGGCTGCAAGAACGCCGCCGAATCCACGGCAAGAAGATTGAGCGACGCATCGACACCGTCGCCAATCGCGAACCAGCCGCGCTGAATCAGCTCGCGTCGCGGCTGATCCGTGGCACGTACCCGCAGTCCCCGCTCCGACTCGACGTGCCCGAGATGCACAACGGGATCATCTACGAGACCATCAGCACCCGCATCATCGTCGAAAACCGCATCTGGACGAAGACCTACGAGCACTACCGCTTCGTCCTCACGATCGACGAGTTGGACTGGGTCAACGTCGTTCGTTCCTACGACGGCACCGTCTTCCCCGACCCCGACGGCGCGTTCAAGGTCAACACGCGTCCGATCACCGGCGCCGGCTGGAACGACTACTTCTGGCACCTCAACACCGCCCGCACCGCAACAGAGCCGATGCGACGAGGCGAAACCTACGACCTCAGATTCGCCATCCGACCGCCATCGAGCACAACGAACAACCCGCTCACACTGGCAAGCCGAGCCTTCCATGAGCGCGCACTCCTGGCCATCATCGAAGTGCAG
Protein-coding sequences here:
- a CDS encoding DUF6114 domain-containing protein, producing MLLNATRRSLAEREAIEEEPAKKPSRWRAWRTQRPFVGGVFVIVAGLVMFLSSQLDFGKLHIQLGIEGLQATIVPLALVLLGALSIFMPAHRIFYGVITLGLAVYSIVGVNLGGFIVGMLLGCVGGITVVSWAPRSGEAASALAPGEEQEVRTSGEKETA
- a CDS encoding DUF6230 family protein, with protein sequence MKFPNMVRSRAGRVALATIPVVAASSLLFGGVAQGAVPVSFAVSGSEFQISASQLEGSGFSQYAGVTQDTAGNQHSVAIANIASATLADLCQSVVSDTPLGKVGVLITAGGGGNPASATNLQIGMTGLRGDSSFGNIRIGVDASTVNTAAKGSAGDFAQDADTVSIANLQQNSWSTQASTFTLTGMKLELTDGTKTCF
- a CDS encoding TetR/AcrR family transcriptional regulator, which translates into the protein MGSERRTRLSPEQRRAQLVALGVAFLADRPLDDLTIEELSEQAEVSRALIFHYFGSRQGLHQAVVARAGDALLEATQPREELAAVERLRDTLRRIALFVRENRGTFFSLVRGVASGDPEVRVVVDRARDANAQRLREVFAELGVPASPLLDVALRSWVAFAEEVLIELAVDDDVDIDDIVGFLERSVQGVVSAVAL
- the poxB gene encoding ubiquinone-dependent pyruvate dehydrogenase, encoding MAGNVAELFVRTLRHAGITRIWGLPGDSLNAFTDALRKDGGIEWLHARHEESAAFAAGAEAEITGELAVVAGSCGPGNLHFINGLFDAHRSRVPLLAIASHIPSAEIGSGYFQETHPQELFRECSHYAELVSDPAQLPWVLETAMRTAVEKRGVAVVVVPGDVFFADAPHRRPSAPIRATRPVVVPSASELEEAAAVLNAAGKVTILAGAGVAGSHDEVLALAGRLQAPIVHAFRGKEHIEYDNPYDVGMTGLLGFSSGYRAMEKCDALLMIGTDFPYRQFFPEKAKIVQIDIRGEQLGHRTPIDVGLVGDAGATASALLPLIDEGRKDHHLKESVEHYRKTRRELDGLANDDGKKPIHPQYVARLVDELAAADAVFTADVGTPVIWAARYLHMTEQRRLLGSFTHGSMANALPQALGVQAVDRSRQVIALAGDGGLAMLMGDLLSIRQNDLPVKIVVFDNSALGFVEVEMKAAGIVNYGTDLHNPDFAAVAEAVGITGIRVESAADLEPALRRALADPGPVLVNVVVAREELSMPPSITAAQAKGFSLWALRTVLSGRGDELLDLADTNLWRRLFD
- a CDS encoding recombinase family protein, whose product is MHIKSIYEEHYLGETYRTGVAYLRARKEGDDRAPRRVGTYSIDRQREFIAKAARVQGVIIVAEYIEYADYEGYRPAFNSAVSFMSETGVPELFVAREEYLARRRSDFRLLMTLLIDSQITLIPAIDRRKQH
- a CDS encoding replication-relaxation family protein, whose product is MKNISPNELDRIARTLSSRDWRILNFVSAQKFATTTHLRRLCFTDHATIGAATRATLRVLDRLLERRLVGRLERRVGGGRRGSAGFIWHLDVAGERLTRPAGAPKRHVREPSIAFLEHTLAVTDTVVALHELAQDGGPALTRFEVETAAWRRFLGPHGIPVILKPDLYAQLSSDDYDDHWYLEVDRGTESLPVLLAKSHVYAAYRATQAAQAEHGVFPRVVWIVPTQRRVARLEAAIHADLGLPDRIFTCITPEELPATLRAEASSPEQRKEEP
- a CDS encoding helicase HerA domain-containing protein codes for the protein MTVWREIYWQPPIDEMHALGFLRALAADGRRGALVWEIRTEAGQTRYFLGGSTTDLSSASSQLRRLVPGAVLAEPETERVEVERAGRIQVRQRSLNLTLASGFETLRAILAALSGAKDQGDVLVLQVVMGQALAPEVLPDTASDPTAPVTSLLLWGARSASGSIRTRLQDKLSEYRFRAVVRIGVASPSPVRRRLLVHELLAAIRTLQSAGTVISITSKKPARLDEGRVPLRQPLRLTAQELLPLLGWPVTDQDLPGLPSPRPVRLAAPSSYRSPRARIFATATAPGSKRAIGIDINDALRHTHIYGPTGAGKSTLLLHLIAEDIRAGRSVVVIDPKRDLAMDTLSLIPEKRLGHVALIDPSIDRPAGLNPFAGFNAQGDHDRRSLVAETMLDLFRGLFPNAFGPLTADTLHASFLTLTYTPDASLARLPRLLTDPLYRKKVLAKITDPELRSFWVQYDAKSAGQQAAAVGPVMTRLRQFLLRPGVRAVLEQSAPAFRIEDLFTAPRVLVVSLNKGLLGTQTASLLGSLVVAQLWQQILSRAALPASKRRPISIYIDEAQNFLHLGDLAEALEQSRSLGAAWHLAHQHRAQMPDKLLRAIDANARNKIVFGLEDDEAKTAARITGLDAEDFSRLPPYEIYASLQNEGRRTGWFSARVLPPPTAISNPDAVIAESQLRYGAIEFPVDEPSRASSANFSGVDLDDEPVGRTKRSAK
- a CDS encoding MT-A70 family methyltransferase, with protein sequence MTTNTNTTADHDPPVEWPRKRYQALIVDPPWPTGQSGKYGAASKYPLMTLDAIAAMPIGDLADENAHVYFWCYPSTRHVAEDILRGWGFRFVDEFIWGKDQMGLGQYFRHAHETLLLGVKGKLPVRFKGQRSFAMLPRQDHSHKPEEVHQMVMRMSPGPYLELFARRPFPGWDVWGNQVESDIRIPGYPVPSDLLPPPELDPRTEAADA